From the genome of Geothrix sp. 21YS21S-4, one region includes:
- a CDS encoding DUF4124 domain-containing protein: MTLGAALLLLALAGPSPRTYYWRDPAGQVHITNTPPPADAEILQGAPSLAMESRKAGAAETPALRKPGADLLPSPELSPAQAETWAALDAHLARARAEGNRRALEAAADSLIDDSLWGGGLWMRPALPLLSVALLGLMGWWLALGAQPSVRLPLLGGFLLAGLALGHLLLTLFLYHPQAVRLRRNLELLERHMGAGRPPSPERRALLQRGYGAVDRAGEPTEVPWRFPQEVAVLRDTVKQVMVEP, from the coding sequence ATGACCCTCGGGGCGGCGCTGCTGCTCCTGGCCCTCGCCGGTCCCTCCCCGCGCACCTACTACTGGCGCGATCCCGCGGGCCAGGTGCACATCACCAACACGCCGCCGCCGGCGGATGCCGAGATCCTGCAGGGCGCGCCTTCGCTGGCCATGGAATCGCGCAAGGCGGGCGCGGCCGAGACTCCGGCGCTCCGGAAGCCCGGAGCGGATCTTCTCCCTTCCCCTGAACTCAGCCCCGCCCAGGCGGAGACGTGGGCCGCGCTGGATGCCCATCTGGCGCGGGCCCGGGCGGAAGGCAACCGCCGCGCCCTGGAGGCCGCCGCGGATTCGCTGATCGACGATTCGCTGTGGGGCGGAGGACTGTGGATGCGCCCGGCGCTTCCCCTCCTGTCCGTGGCCCTGCTCGGGCTGATGGGCTGGTGGCTCGCCCTGGGCGCCCAGCCCTCGGTCCGGCTTCCGCTGCTGGGGGGTTTCCTGCTCGCGGGCCTCGCCCTGGGACACCTCCTGCTGACCCTCTTCCTCTACCATCCCCAGGCCGTCCGCCTGCGCCGGAACCTGGAGCTGTTGGAGCGCCACATGGGCGCCGGTCGCCCCCCGAGTCCTGAGCGCCGGGCCCTGCTTCAGCGAGGCTACGGGGCCGTGGACCGCGCGGGGGAACCCACCGAAGTCCCCTGGCGGTTCCCGCAGGAAGTGGCGGTCCTGCGCGACACCGTGAAGCAGGTGATGGTTGAGCCCTGA
- the gmhA gene encoding D-sedoheptulose 7-phosphate isomerase, whose amino-acid sequence MRQTLLRHVQDSIQLKQAFFEQEMDRILAQADDMAERLRRGARILVCGNGGSAADAQHLAAELSGRYLKERRALAGIALTTDTSALTAIGNDYGFDQVFSRQVEALGRPGDLLIGISTSGNSPNVLRAVASAKELGVRTLGLLGRDGGQLAGLMDDALVVPSSVTARIQEVHQMIYHFWCEALDAHF is encoded by the coding sequence ATGCGACAGACCCTTCTCAGGCACGTCCAGGACTCCATCCAGCTGAAGCAGGCCTTCTTCGAGCAGGAGATGGACCGCATCCTCGCCCAGGCCGACGACATGGCCGAGCGGCTGCGCCGGGGCGCGCGGATCCTCGTCTGCGGCAACGGCGGAAGCGCTGCCGACGCCCAGCACCTGGCCGCCGAGCTAAGCGGACGCTACCTCAAGGAACGCCGCGCCCTGGCAGGGATCGCCCTCACCACCGATACCTCCGCGCTGACAGCCATCGGCAACGACTACGGGTTCGACCAGGTGTTCTCCCGCCAAGTGGAGGCCCTCGGACGACCCGGCGACCTGCTGATCGGGATCAGCACCAGCGGCAACAGCCCCAACGTCCTCCGCGCCGTGGCCTCCGCCAAGGAGCTGGGCGTCCGAACCCTCGGCCTCCTGGGCCGGGACGGCGGCCAGCTGGCCGGGCTCATGGACGACGCGCTGGTGGTGCCTTCTTCCGTCACCGCCCGCATCCAGGAAGTCCACCAGATGATCTACCACTTCTGGTGCGAGGCCCTCGATGCCCATTTCTGA
- a CDS encoding DNA translocase FtsK 4TM domain-containing protein, translating to MEGIGRWSLRAALGFTALVLLLSLGSFHPLDPHPFTQGAPVAAIQNVCGTLGAALAGILQTILGVGGWIVPPYLLWEAWPQEGRRWPGRVAWAGLAFAFWTALGAFGTRLWSGLPDGGIVQLRWGGWVGSALWPPQHRSLGVALPLLLGLITLVCALILAPSLTRALGRLLHRWLGEKAWPWVKPMPARGIRGFIGMVKRPFLRGRNPDQPELDAADAVALQALATRQQALEAQRESLLRAELETAEARRKQARIRTEDLLPTIHSMRLDATPSGPLPEASLAVIDAQPIPAAGPVLPLDTTAPFRTKLLAEAPAPPPPKAPLAQPQVAKDRFGREIVQPPLPLTEPTPARPLPPLPPDPPKPSIAERESLPPRRLFDPPGQHAKADLALLESIKERIGQKLSEFKIKGAVTGMQPGPVVTVFEFQPDAGIPLSRILGMEEDLALALQAEAVRMDRIPGRNLVGIEVPNPKREIITFREVIDSPAFRDAGGLLQIALGKDIAGRPVVADLTKMPHLLIGGSTGSGKSVGVNAMICSCLVRALPDEVKLILVDPKMVELGVYEDIPHLWAPVVTDMKEAGRVLKWVVAQMEDRYRRLALLSVRDLKGFNTKVAEAGGSLDISERTPNPRWLDRPSVLEPMPHVVVVIDELADLMMVARSEVEDSIARIAQKARAVGIHLILATQRPSVDVVTGVIKANLPSRLSYRVRTKIDSRTILDSGGGEQLLGAGDALFLPNGASHPKRIHAPFLTEDETLRLVTWLRERGRPDYNQALISAMEAEEDALIDDPDAPSTGGDDIYQRAVAVVTRERKASTSLLQRKLNLGYGRAARLIDRMESEGLVGPDRGAGKPREVFAPAE from the coding sequence TTGGAAGGAATCGGCCGTTGGTCGCTGCGGGCGGCGCTGGGTTTCACGGCCCTGGTGCTGCTGCTTTCGCTGGGCAGCTTCCATCCCCTCGATCCGCATCCCTTCACCCAGGGCGCCCCCGTCGCCGCCATCCAGAACGTGTGCGGGACCCTCGGCGCGGCCCTGGCCGGCATTCTCCAGACGATCCTCGGCGTGGGCGGCTGGATCGTCCCTCCCTATCTGTTGTGGGAGGCGTGGCCCCAGGAGGGCCGCCGCTGGCCGGGCCGCGTGGCCTGGGCCGGGCTCGCCTTCGCCTTCTGGACCGCCCTCGGCGCCTTCGGCACCCGCCTCTGGTCCGGCCTTCCGGACGGAGGCATCGTCCAGCTCCGATGGGGCGGGTGGGTCGGCAGCGCCCTGTGGCCGCCGCAGCACCGGTCCCTGGGCGTGGCCCTGCCCCTGCTGCTGGGGCTGATCACCCTCGTCTGCGCGCTGATCCTGGCACCCTCCCTCACCCGCGCCCTGGGGCGCCTCCTCCACCGCTGGCTGGGCGAGAAAGCCTGGCCGTGGGTCAAGCCCATGCCCGCCCGCGGCATCCGCGGCTTCATCGGGATGGTGAAGCGCCCCTTCCTCCGCGGACGGAATCCCGACCAGCCCGAACTCGACGCCGCCGACGCGGTCGCGCTGCAGGCGCTAGCCACGCGCCAGCAGGCCCTGGAGGCCCAGCGCGAGTCCCTGCTCCGCGCGGAGCTGGAGACCGCCGAAGCCCGCCGGAAGCAGGCGCGGATCCGCACCGAGGATCTCCTGCCCACCATCCACTCCATGCGCCTGGACGCCACGCCTTCCGGCCCGCTTCCCGAGGCCTCCCTCGCGGTGATCGACGCCCAGCCCATCCCCGCCGCGGGGCCCGTGCTCCCGCTGGACACCACCGCCCCCTTCCGCACCAAGCTGCTGGCGGAAGCGCCGGCGCCTCCGCCGCCCAAGGCGCCCTTGGCTCAGCCCCAGGTGGCGAAGGACCGCTTCGGGCGGGAGATCGTCCAGCCGCCGCTGCCGCTGACGGAGCCCACGCCCGCGCGCCCCCTTCCGCCCCTGCCCCCCGACCCGCCGAAGCCCTCCATCGCCGAGCGGGAGAGCCTGCCGCCGCGCCGCCTCTTCGATCCGCCGGGCCAGCACGCCAAGGCGGACCTGGCCCTGCTGGAGTCCATCAAGGAACGGATTGGACAGAAACTGTCCGAATTCAAGATCAAGGGCGCGGTCACCGGAATGCAGCCCGGCCCCGTGGTCACGGTCTTCGAGTTCCAGCCCGACGCGGGCATCCCCCTGTCGCGCATCCTGGGCATGGAAGAGGACCTGGCGCTGGCCCTGCAGGCCGAAGCCGTGCGGATGGACCGCATCCCCGGCCGGAACCTCGTGGGCATCGAGGTTCCCAATCCCAAGCGCGAGATCATCACCTTCCGCGAAGTCATCGACAGCCCGGCGTTCCGCGACGCGGGCGGGCTCCTGCAGATCGCGCTGGGCAAGGACATCGCGGGCCGGCCTGTGGTGGCCGACCTCACCAAGATGCCGCACCTGCTCATCGGCGGCAGCACCGGCAGCGGCAAGAGCGTCGGCGTGAACGCCATGATCTGCTCCTGCCTCGTCCGCGCCCTGCCCGACGAGGTGAAGCTCATCCTGGTGGATCCCAAGATGGTGGAGCTGGGCGTCTACGAGGACATCCCCCACCTGTGGGCGCCGGTGGTCACGGACATGAAGGAGGCGGGCCGCGTCCTGAAGTGGGTGGTGGCGCAGATGGAGGACCGCTATCGCCGCCTGGCGCTCCTCAGCGTCCGCGACCTGAAGGGGTTCAACACCAAGGTGGCCGAAGCCGGCGGATCGCTGGACATCTCCGAGCGCACGCCCAATCCCCGCTGGCTGGACCGGCCGTCCGTCCTGGAGCCCATGCCCCACGTGGTGGTGGTCATCGACGAGCTGGCCGACCTGATGATGGTCGCCCGCAGCGAGGTGGAGGACAGCATCGCGCGCATCGCCCAGAAGGCCCGGGCCGTGGGCATCCACCTGATCCTCGCCACCCAGCGCCCCTCCGTGGACGTGGTCACCGGCGTCATCAAGGCCAACCTCCCCAGCCGCCTCAGCTACCGCGTTCGCACCAAGATCGACAGCCGCACCATCCTGGATTCCGGCGGCGGCGAGCAGCTGCTGGGCGCGGGCGACGCCCTGTTCCTGCCCAACGGCGCCAGCCATCCCAAGCGCATCCACGCGCCCTTCCTCACCGAGGACGAGACCCTGCGCCTTGTCACCTGGCTGCGCGAGCGGGGCCGCCCCGACTACAACCAGGCTCTGATCAGCGCCATGGAGGCCGAGGAAGACGCCCTGATCGACGATCCCGACGCGCCCAGCACCGGCGGCGACGACATCTACCAGCGCGCCGTCGCCGTCGTCACCCGCGAGCGCAAAGCCAGCACCAGCCTCCTCCAGCGCAAACTGAATCTCGGCTACGGCCGCGCCGCGAGGCTCATCGATCGGATGGAATCGGAAGGACTGGTCGGACCGGATCGGGGTGCGGGAAAACCGCGGGAAGTATTTGCTCCGGCGGAATGA
- the smpB gene encoding SsrA-binding protein SmpB, translating to MSEDLVRNRKALHDYHVLETWEAGISLQGTEVKALRAGLGQLQDAYVDAVGGELWLKQAHISPYEFGTYANHEPLRARKLLLHKAEITKMTAKVVRKGLTIIPLAIYLNDKGKIKVKVALAEGKAHGDKREALKQREQKREMDRIRKGARE from the coding sequence ATGTCCGAGGATCTGGTCCGCAACCGCAAAGCCCTGCACGACTACCACGTCCTGGAGACGTGGGAGGCCGGGATCTCGCTCCAGGGCACCGAGGTGAAGGCCCTGCGGGCTGGCCTGGGCCAGCTTCAGGACGCCTACGTCGACGCGGTCGGCGGCGAACTGTGGCTGAAGCAGGCCCACATCTCGCCCTACGAATTCGGGACCTACGCCAACCACGAGCCCCTGCGCGCCCGCAAGCTGCTGCTGCACAAAGCGGAGATCACGAAGATGACCGCCAAAGTGGTGCGCAAGGGCCTCACCATCATCCCCCTGGCCATCTACCTGAACGACAAGGGGAAGATCAAAGTCAAAGTGGCCCTGGCGGAAGGCAAGGCCCACGGCGACAAGCGCGAGGCCCTCAAGCAGCGCGAGCAGAAGCGCGAGATGGACCGCATCCGCAAGGGCGCGCG
- a CDS encoding tetratricopeptide repeat protein has protein sequence MADRRREMTSDVALRRTLQEAQACLNQGDLRGAEAAMKQAVALDGACVPALFNLGNLALDRGDAVEAAGWFERVLAVQRDLLPAVQNLGAARLQLGQLAEARAAFERILILDPGQAGACHNLGVVLMRLGQADEAEACFRRTLAADPGFTDATLNLAFLRLEDGAPAEAEALIRELLAREPACAAAHNTLGAMLEQAGADPEALAAYRRAAALEPASADLRFNLATHLLRMGHWEEGWAVFEARLQTQFYPPRSAVAPRWDGRESAGPLLVLAEQGLGDTLQFCRYLRELPPSLEPVFVVQPGLEGLLGRVPGAARVVACDLRAPLPEDFGCRFQIPLLSLPGLLGTREESIPSWIPYLHPSAERRAPFQAELAAVQGLRVGLVFAGNPGHLRDRMRSCPFAEFGPLLDRREVTFFSLQQGMAAAAVDGDFRIRDWAPRCLDPEDLAAALACLDLLMTVDTMPAHLAGALGKPTWILLDATPDWRWMRQRSDSPWYPTVRLFRQPMQGDWASVIRDVGVALDSLSPRTDP, from the coding sequence GTGGCCGACCGCAGGCGGGAGATGACTTCCGACGTGGCCCTGCGCCGGACCCTCCAGGAAGCCCAGGCCTGTTTGAACCAGGGGGACCTCCGCGGAGCGGAAGCGGCCATGAAGCAGGCCGTCGCCTTGGATGGAGCCTGCGTGCCGGCGCTGTTCAACCTGGGCAATTTGGCCCTCGATCGAGGGGACGCGGTCGAAGCGGCGGGCTGGTTCGAGCGGGTTCTCGCCGTTCAGCGGGACCTGCTCCCGGCCGTCCAAAACCTGGGCGCCGCTCGGCTCCAGCTGGGCCAGCTCGCGGAGGCCCGGGCGGCCTTCGAGCGGATTCTGATCCTCGATCCCGGCCAGGCGGGGGCCTGCCACAACTTGGGGGTGGTGCTGATGCGCCTCGGCCAGGCGGACGAGGCCGAGGCCTGCTTCCGGCGGACCCTCGCGGCCGACCCCGGATTCACGGACGCCACCCTCAACTTGGCCTTCCTGCGCCTGGAGGATGGCGCGCCCGCTGAGGCGGAGGCACTGATCCGCGAACTCCTGGCCCGGGAGCCCGCCTGCGCGGCCGCCCACAACACCCTGGGAGCCATGCTGGAACAGGCGGGAGCGGACCCGGAGGCCCTGGCGGCCTACCGCCGGGCGGCCGCTCTGGAGCCAGCCTCGGCCGACCTGCGGTTCAATCTGGCCACCCACCTGCTGCGGATGGGGCATTGGGAAGAAGGCTGGGCCGTTTTCGAGGCGCGGCTCCAGACCCAGTTCTATCCGCCCCGGTCCGCAGTGGCGCCCCGGTGGGATGGCCGGGAGAGCGCGGGGCCGCTGCTGGTGTTGGCGGAGCAGGGACTGGGCGATACGCTCCAGTTCTGCCGCTACCTGCGCGAACTGCCACCCTCGCTGGAGCCCGTCTTCGTCGTGCAGCCGGGGCTGGAGGGGCTGCTCGGGCGGGTGCCCGGCGCCGCCCGGGTGGTGGCCTGCGACCTTCGGGCGCCCCTGCCGGAGGACTTCGGCTGCCGGTTCCAGATTCCTCTGCTGTCGCTGCCGGGCCTGCTGGGGACTCGAGAGGAGAGCATCCCGTCCTGGATTCCCTACCTGCATCCCTCCGCGGAACGACGCGCGCCGTTTCAGGCGGAGCTGGCCGCCGTTCAGGGATTACGCGTGGGGCTGGTGTTCGCGGGCAATCCCGGTCACCTGCGGGACCGGATGCGCTCCTGTCCGTTTGCGGAGTTCGGACCGTTACTGGATCGGCGGGAGGTCACCTTCTTTAGCCTGCAGCAGGGAATGGCGGCCGCGGCGGTGGACGGCGATTTCCGGATCCGCGACTGGGCTCCTCGCTGCCTCGATCCGGAGGACCTCGCAGCGGCCCTCGCCTGTCTGGATTTGCTGATGACGGTGGACACCATGCCCGCCCACTTGGCCGGCGCGCTTGGGAAGCCCACTTGGATCCTGCTGGATGCCACGCCCGACTGGCGATGGATGCGCCAGCGGAGCGATTCGCCCTGGTACCCGACGGTGCGGTTGTTCCGCCAGCCGATGCAGGGGGACTGGGCCTCGGTGATCCGCGACGTGGGCGTCGCGTTGGATTCGCTCAGCCCGCGAACCGATCCGTAG
- a CDS encoding DedA family protein: MLQKILAPIVAWMVAVMAAMGPLGVMLLMAIESACIPLPSEVIMPFAGYLAYKGQLTFFGLGAGNPITQIWIAGFFGALGCNLGSIPAYEVGAWGGRRAVEKYGRYIWLHTGHLDQAHRFFERFGSAAIFIGRLLPVVRTFIALPAGIAKMDRTRFHIYTFLGSLPWCLALAWVGYKLGEKWNTLGAYFHKLDAVIGAVIIAGVAWFVYDHFKHRTRSGA; the protein is encoded by the coding sequence ATGCTGCAGAAGATCCTCGCCCCGATCGTCGCCTGGATGGTGGCCGTGATGGCCGCCATGGGCCCCCTCGGCGTCATGCTGCTGATGGCCATCGAGAGCGCGTGCATCCCGCTGCCCAGCGAAGTGATCATGCCCTTCGCGGGCTACCTCGCCTACAAGGGCCAGCTCACGTTCTTCGGCCTCGGCGCGGGCAATCCGATCACCCAGATCTGGATCGCGGGATTCTTCGGCGCCCTGGGCTGCAACCTGGGGAGCATCCCCGCCTACGAGGTGGGTGCCTGGGGCGGCCGCCGCGCCGTCGAGAAGTACGGCCGCTACATCTGGCTGCACACGGGCCACCTCGACCAGGCCCATCGCTTCTTTGAGCGCTTCGGCAGCGCCGCCATCTTCATCGGCCGCCTTCTGCCGGTGGTGCGCACCTTCATCGCCCTCCCCGCCGGGATCGCGAAGATGGACCGCACCCGCTTCCACATCTACACCTTCCTGGGCAGCCTGCCCTGGTGCCTGGCCCTCGCCTGGGTGGGCTACAAGCTCGGCGAGAAGTGGAACACCCTCGGCGCCTACTTCCACAAACTGGACGCCGTCATCGGCGCGGTGATCATCGCCGGCGTCGCATGGTTCGTGTACGACCACTTCAAGCACCGGACGCGCTCCGGAGCGTGA
- a CDS encoding DMT family transporter → MSHAGEIAALLTSACWSLNSVCFTLAGRRVGSASVNLLRLLMAWAVLVLVHWLLYGSAFPWGAGGARLGWLGVSGLIGFAAGDAVLFEAFVLIGARLAMLLMTLSPLFSAILAWAFLGQTLGLAKVAAMALTLGGIAWVVWDGGERETHPQLWRGILLGVGGALGQSVGLIFSQFGLAGGFPPISANLIRVTAGTVALLLSFGATGRLEGALSGLRDGRATAFIGLGAVTGPVLGVVLSLVAIARTSMGVAATLMSLSPVLLLPISHLAFKEKVGTHAILGTLLALAGAAALFFV, encoded by the coding sequence GTGAGCCACGCGGGCGAGATCGCGGCCCTGCTCACCTCGGCCTGCTGGTCGCTCAATTCCGTGTGCTTCACCCTCGCGGGCCGCCGCGTGGGCTCCGCCTCCGTCAACCTGCTCCGCCTGTTGATGGCCTGGGCGGTGCTGGTCCTCGTCCACTGGCTCCTTTACGGCAGCGCGTTCCCCTGGGGCGCGGGCGGAGCGCGGCTGGGCTGGCTCGGCGTGTCGGGGCTCATCGGCTTCGCGGCGGGCGACGCCGTGCTCTTCGAGGCATTCGTCCTCATCGGCGCGCGCCTGGCGATGCTGCTGATGACGCTGTCGCCGCTCTTCAGCGCCATCCTGGCCTGGGCATTCCTGGGACAGACCCTGGGCCTCGCCAAGGTCGCGGCCATGGCGCTCACCCTCGGCGGCATCGCATGGGTGGTGTGGGATGGCGGCGAGCGGGAAACCCATCCCCAGCTGTGGCGCGGCATCCTGCTGGGCGTGGGTGGCGCGCTGGGCCAATCCGTGGGGCTGATCTTCAGCCAATTCGGCCTGGCGGGAGGCTTCCCTCCGATCTCGGCCAACCTCATCCGCGTGACCGCGGGCACGGTGGCGTTGCTCCTCAGCTTCGGCGCCACCGGCCGCTTGGAGGGCGCCCTCTCGGGGCTGCGCGACGGCCGGGCCACCGCCTTCATCGGCCTGGGCGCGGTCACGGGGCCGGTGCTGGGCGTGGTGCTGTCCCTGGTGGCCATCGCCCGCACGTCCATGGGCGTGGCGGCGACGCTGATGTCCCTTTCGCCCGTTCTGCTGCTGCCGATCTCCCACCTCGCGTTCAAAGAGAAGGTGGGAACCCATGCGATCCTCGGGACGCTGCTGGCGCTCGCCGGCGCTGCCGCGCTGTTCTTCGTCTAG
- the pip gene encoding prolyl aminopeptidase → MSLRKDPLSWLYPPVEPYAVHRLKVSDLHELYVEESGNPAGKPVVFLHGGPGGGTSPKHRRFFDPEKYRIVLFDQRGCGQSAPYAEVRENTTWDLVADVERIRERLGIDTWMVFGGSWGATLGVAYAEAHPERVTELILRGVFLLRQREVDWLYQEGASRLFPDAWEPYRDAIPEAERGDFLRAYAQRLMSEDPAVNLPAAKTWSIWEGATSKLLPDPDFVASYGQDDTTLAFARIECHYFLNKGWMEEAQLLRDASKLHGIPGAIVQGRYDVVCPVESAWALSRAWPEADLIIVPDAGHSATEPGISRALVAATDRFAG, encoded by the coding sequence ATGTCCCTGCGCAAGGACCCCCTCAGCTGGCTCTACCCGCCCGTCGAGCCCTACGCCGTCCACCGATTGAAGGTATCGGACCTCCACGAGCTGTACGTGGAGGAGAGCGGGAATCCCGCGGGCAAGCCCGTGGTCTTCCTCCACGGCGGCCCCGGCGGCGGCACCAGCCCCAAGCACCGCCGGTTCTTCGACCCGGAGAAGTACCGCATCGTCCTCTTCGACCAGCGGGGCTGCGGCCAGAGCGCGCCCTACGCCGAGGTGCGCGAGAACACCACCTGGGACCTGGTGGCGGATGTCGAGCGCATTCGGGAGCGCCTGGGCATCGACACATGGATGGTCTTCGGCGGCTCCTGGGGCGCCACCCTCGGCGTGGCCTACGCGGAAGCGCACCCGGAGCGCGTGACGGAGCTGATCCTCCGCGGCGTCTTCCTCCTGCGCCAGCGGGAAGTGGACTGGCTCTACCAGGAGGGCGCCAGCCGCCTGTTCCCGGACGCCTGGGAACCCTACCGCGACGCCATTCCCGAAGCCGAGCGCGGCGATTTCCTGCGGGCCTACGCGCAGCGGCTGATGAGCGAGGATCCCGCTGTGAACCTCCCCGCCGCCAAGACCTGGAGCATCTGGGAAGGGGCCACGAGCAAGCTGCTGCCCGATCCCGATTTCGTCGCCTCCTACGGCCAGGACGACACCACCCTCGCCTTCGCGCGAATCGAGTGCCACTACTTCCTGAACAAGGGCTGGATGGAGGAGGCCCAGCTCCTGCGCGACGCCTCGAAGCTGCACGGAATCCCCGGCGCCATCGTCCAGGGCCGCTACGATGTGGTCTGCCCCGTGGAAAGCGCCTGGGCGCTGTCCCGAGCGTGGCCCGAAGCCGACCTGATCATCGTCCCCGACGCCGGCCACAGCGCCACCGAACCGGGCATTTCGCGCGCGCTGGTGGCGGCTACGGATCGGTTCGCGGGCTGA
- a CDS encoding DUF6236 family protein, with protein MTQALFYPWIDIQDDAWLKTALLYWDSVRTIVPESVDAPYSTDTGRALQEAEFLIPLRVQSGMGEIEELVEDVLAYLATAESAELFIAERSGRRYDLHVEKLPYQLGRLADIHSEKLPYEIRHMLRDLTESSNRGGDWLRVDERLANFYMTLLATRLSERVGARLVTSLAAADRLAVRARLDAQLNGAIPWGVHSHGRHRREYEAFGPRHSMPRHLAPGMLANLAIERIGVAPDTPIDRLIEFRERHRDELAQFRTKIEQLATSVEQDLPVEALGQHIMDLYTGEVVPAISNLRAALGGRKIKWLSGGLQQVTFLSASSSTMLVMAGLTGPKALLAGVGISLVATGVIYNADKQESLRNNPFTYLLSIDRELA; from the coding sequence ATGACCCAAGCACTTTTCTATCCATGGATTGATATCCAGGACGACGCATGGCTCAAGACCGCCCTTCTCTACTGGGACTCGGTACGAACCATCGTCCCTGAATCCGTTGATGCGCCCTATTCCACCGATACTGGCCGGGCTCTGCAAGAGGCAGAGTTCCTTATTCCTCTGCGTGTGCAGTCCGGCATGGGGGAGATTGAGGAACTCGTGGAGGATGTTTTGGCATACTTGGCCACGGCCGAAAGTGCAGAGCTTTTCATCGCCGAACGCAGCGGGCGTCGGTATGACCTTCATGTGGAGAAACTGCCTTACCAGCTCGGGAGGCTCGCCGACATTCACTCGGAGAAGCTGCCTTACGAAATACGTCACATGCTGCGTGACTTGACTGAATCATCTAATCGCGGCGGCGACTGGTTACGCGTGGATGAGAGGCTCGCCAACTTCTACATGACATTACTTGCAACCCGGCTTTCAGAGCGTGTGGGAGCGAGGTTGGTCACCTCGCTCGCTGCAGCGGACAGACTCGCGGTAAGGGCGCGTTTAGATGCCCAATTGAATGGAGCTATCCCGTGGGGTGTGCATTCTCACGGGCGCCACCGGCGCGAGTACGAAGCCTTTGGTCCACGCCACAGCATGCCACGGCATCTTGCACCGGGGATGCTGGCCAACTTGGCGATCGAACGAATTGGAGTGGCACCGGATACGCCCATTGATCGATTAATAGAGTTTCGAGAGAGGCATAGGGATGAGCTTGCCCAATTCCGAACGAAGATCGAACAGCTTGCCACTTCTGTTGAGCAGGACCTCCCAGTAGAAGCTCTTGGGCAGCACATCATGGATCTCTATACGGGAGAAGTTGTACCTGCCATCTCAAATTTAAGGGCTGCGCTCGGTGGTCGCAAAATTAAGTGGCTGAGTGGTGGTCTTCAGCAGGTCACATTCTTATCCGCCAGTTCCTCAACGATGCTTGTGATGGCGGGTCTGACAGGGCCTAAAGCGCTGCTCGCTGGGGTGGGGATCTCGCTGGTAGCAACCGGAGTTATCTACAACGCTGACAAGCAGGAGTCGCTTCGAAATAATCCATTTACTTATCTTCTCTCGATAGATCGGGAACTTGCGTGA
- the hemW gene encoding radical SAM family heme chaperone HemW, protein MSPDLPPPLAERMPALRAAAQAEPLGVYLHIPFCLDRCTYCSFTTTRDRDLQPATIGQLVSHIQRWGEALGRPAVDTLYLGGGTPSLLSEEELEELTMALRGAFDLRPLVEATLEANPGTIDLGWLRHARNLGWDRISLGVQALDDGLLSRLGRIHGAAQALEALELAEQAGFLRRSADLMVGIPGQSLSKVVEDARTLAATGIDHLSVYLLDLDKACPLRAEIDAGRLALPSEDAVADAFEALQTELPDLGLAPYEISNYARPGAESIHNTRYWERRPYLGLGPGAASQLGSFRWTESGVIAAWTAGRGAVDLQELDAAEALAEIPLLGLRLHRGVDWNALRTEAEARNLRPLADGWEARLRALAKEGLVAWDDGRVSLTSRGMLVSNGILEMFT, encoded by the coding sequence TTGAGCCCTGACCTGCCGCCGCCCCTGGCGGAGCGGATGCCCGCGCTTCGGGCGGCGGCGCAGGCCGAGCCCCTGGGCGTGTACCTTCACATCCCCTTCTGCCTGGACCGCTGCACCTACTGCTCCTTCACCACGACCCGGGACCGCGACCTCCAGCCCGCCACGATCGGACAGTTGGTGTCGCATATCCAGCGCTGGGGCGAGGCGCTGGGCCGCCCCGCGGTGGACACCCTCTACCTCGGCGGAGGCACGCCCTCCCTGCTCTCCGAGGAGGAGCTGGAAGAACTGACCATGGCCCTCCGCGGGGCCTTCGACCTCCGCCCCCTCGTGGAGGCCACCCTGGAGGCCAATCCCGGAACCATCGACCTCGGCTGGCTCCGCCATGCCCGGAACCTGGGCTGGGACCGCATCAGCCTCGGCGTCCAGGCCCTGGACGACGGCCTGCTGTCGCGGCTGGGCCGGATCCACGGCGCCGCGCAGGCGCTGGAGGCCCTGGAACTCGCGGAGCAGGCGGGATTCCTGCGCCGCAGCGCGGACTTGATGGTGGGAATTCCTGGACAGTCCCTGTCCAAAGTGGTGGAGGACGCCCGGACCCTCGCCGCCACCGGCATCGACCACCTGAGCGTCTACCTGCTGGACCTGGACAAGGCGTGCCCGCTCCGCGCCGAGATCGACGCCGGGCGGCTGGCGCTCCCCTCGGAGGACGCGGTGGCCGACGCCTTCGAGGCCCTCCAGACCGAGCTGCCCGATCTGGGATTGGCCCCCTACGAGATCAGCAACTACGCCCGCCCGGGAGCCGAGTCCATCCACAACACCCGCTACTGGGAGCGGCGGCCCTACCTGGGACTGGGGCCTGGTGCCGCCTCGCAGTTGGGCTCCTTCCGCTGGACCGAATCGGGCGTCATCGCTGCCTGGACGGCGGGCCGCGGCGCGGTGGACCTCCAGGAACTGGACGCCGCCGAAGCCCTGGCGGAGATCCCCCTCCTCGGCCTCCGCCTCCACCGCGGGGTGGACTGGAACGCCCTCCGCACGGAGGCGGAAGCTCGGAACCTGCGCCCCCTGGCGGACGGCTGGGAGGCCCGGCTGCGCGCGCTGGCGAAGGAGGGGCTGGTCGCGTGGGACGACGGACGGGTGAGCCTGACTTCCCGCGGGATGCTGGTCAGCAACGGGATCCTGGAGATGTTCACGTGA